A genomic window from Gossypium hirsutum isolate 1008001.06 chromosome D10, Gossypium_hirsutum_v2.1, whole genome shotgun sequence includes:
- the LOC107915883 gene encoding receptor-like protein 9DC3, giving the protein MIHDTFPYWLVKLSLLKVLILRSNRFYGSIKIFGDGNAFPMLHILDLASNNFSGEISVEFFQSLRGMMVIDDNKAKPIYVGDNYYYQDSVTIVNRGFKIFYQKILTLLTCLDLSNNNFHGRILDEVQDLKYLHVLNLSYNGFFGPIPSALGSLTELESLDLSQNSLSGKIPPQLTSPTFLAVLNLSYNPLDGSIPQSNQFGTFLNDSYRGNPRLCGVPLTKKCNEVDLQMLPPKEGEDSWIDGLFV; this is encoded by the coding sequence ATGATACATGACACATTTCCTTACTGGTTAGTGAAATTGAGTCTCTTGAAGGTTCTTATACTAAGATCCAATAGATTTTATGGTTCCATTAAAATTTTCGGAGATGGAAATGCTTTCCCAATGTTACATATACTAGATCTTGCTTCCAATAACTTTTCAGGTGAGATATCTGTTGAATTTTTCCAATCTTTAAGGGGaatgatggtgattgatgacaaCAAAGCTAAGCCAATTTATGTTGGagataattattattatcaaGATTCGGTGACAATTGTGAATAGAGGGTTCAAAATTTTTTACCAGAAAATCTTAACCCTCCTTACTTGTCTCGACCTCTCCAATAATAACTTTCATGGGAGGATATTAGATGAAGTACAAGACCTCAAGTACCTCCATGTGCTAAACCTGTCTTACAACGGCTTCTTTGGCCCCATTCCTTCAGCACTAGGAAGCTTAACCGAGCTCGAGTCATTGGATCTCTCCCAAAACAGTCTCTCCGGAAAGATTCCTCCACAGCTTACAAGCCCAACTTTTCTTGCAGTGTTGAATCTCTCTTACAACCCACTTGATGGAAGCATTCCCCAGAGCAACCAATTTGGTACATTTTTAAATGATTCCTACAGAGGAAACCCAAGATTGTGTGGGGTTCCTTTGACAAAGAAATGCAATGAAGTTGATTTGCAAATGCTGCCGCCAAAGGAGGGTGAAGATTCATGGATAGATGGTTTATTTGTTTGA